A genomic region of Dactylococcopsis salina PCC 8305 contains the following coding sequences:
- a CDS encoding glycosyltransferase family 4 protein, giving the protein MRIALFTETFLPKVDGIVTRLRHTINHLQQGGDQVLVVAPDGGITEYKGARVYGVSGMPLPLYPELKLAFPRPAIGETLEAFQPDLIHIVNPAVLGLAGLYYAKMMGLPLIASYHTHLPQYLQHYGMGALEGVLWELLKAAHNQAELNLCTSTAMMEELSDHGIERVALWQRGVDTELFRPQLRSLEMREYLSQGHPDDPLLLYVGRVSAEKQIDEIKPVLEAIPQARLAIVGDGPNRETLEKHFADTSTHFVGYLEGETLGAAYASADAFIFPSRTETLGLVLLEAMAAGCPVVAARSGGIPDIVTDGENGYLFDPKDPKGAVTATKRLLETQSERELLREKARQEAERWGWGAATQQLRDYYQQVLSKQSLSVVS; this is encoded by the coding sequence GCTCCTGATGGGGGGATTACCGAATATAAAGGCGCAAGAGTTTATGGAGTGTCTGGAATGCCATTACCCTTGTATCCAGAATTAAAACTTGCCTTTCCTCGTCCCGCAATTGGTGAAACCTTAGAAGCGTTTCAACCTGATCTCATTCATATTGTTAATCCTGCGGTGTTAGGGTTGGCTGGACTTTATTACGCCAAAATGATGGGACTACCCTTAATTGCCTCTTATCATACTCATCTTCCCCAGTATCTTCAACATTATGGGATGGGAGCATTGGAAGGGGTGTTATGGGAATTGTTAAAGGCAGCTCATAATCAAGCGGAATTAAATTTATGCACTTCTACGGCGATGATGGAGGAGTTGAGCGATCATGGGATTGAACGGGTCGCTTTATGGCAAAGAGGAGTAGATACAGAGTTATTTCGTCCCCAGTTACGCTCTCTGGAAATGCGAGAATATTTGTCTCAAGGACATCCTGATGATCCGTTATTGCTTTATGTGGGGCGTGTTTCCGCAGAAAAACAGATCGATGAGATAAAACCCGTTTTAGAAGCGATTCCCCAAGCGAGATTGGCAATTGTTGGTGATGGACCGAACCGAGAAACCCTAGAAAAGCATTTTGCTGATACTTCTACCCATTTTGTGGGCTATTTAGAAGGAGAAACCCTCGGCGCGGCGTATGCTTCGGCGGATGCGTTTATTTTTCCCTCACGGACGGAAACGTTAGGTTTAGTGTTATTAGAAGCAATGGCAGCAGGATGTCCAGTGGTAGCGGCTCGATCGGGCGGCATTCCTGATATTGTGACAGATGGGGAGAATGGTTATTTATTTGATCCGAAAGACCCGAAAGGAGCGGTAACAGCGACGAAACGCCTTTTAGAGACGCAATCAGAACGGGAATTATTACGGGAAAAAGCCCGTCAGGAAGCAGAACGTTGGGGATGGGGGGCTGCGACTCAACAATTACGAGACTATTATCAACAAGTTTTGTCGAAACAATCTCTATCGGTTGTTAGTTAA
- a CDS encoding AAA family ATPase, whose product MRLKSIKLCNFRQFYGITPEIQLAGEKFNTTVIHGNNGAGKTTLLNAFTWVLYEQFTAAFSNWESLVNKRAIQEAIPGKSVEYFVELSFEHEHHSYQLKRRCYATKNQDQETIENEESKLFMLVAGDDGCWRPPLEQPDDIIGRILPVSLHQYFFFDGERIDHLIRYQKKTGLTEATKELLGIKIFERAAEHLKNARRSLEEELRKVGDIQTKKILKRKQKLEQEIETLQEKQIKINQGIEEKQVLKQELGEQLLTLRGAENLQKIKANLTRDYETTREQLVRLHDKVKQTISSQGYTVFMASLATQCSSLFEEFEATQKLPTGIKKPFVEELLNQQRCICGTELIPGTLPHDQVKNWMDKAGSADVEEALIRLHTQTQALEKQALQFWETVDESLEQITELREKLANLEAELEKVKKQLREYPDQEIKRLQKELDVTEKELEDLLLEKGRNDIEYQQKTEELERLNQQLNQEQSKEKKQQLVQRRREATETAINCIKELKAEIERRFRVTLEEKVQEIFASISFTPYLPKLDQNYELSLVEKTTGNEQLVAPSTGENQILSLSLIGGIIDRVRNWSANNALIAPDSSTFPMVMDSPFGSLDEIYRRQVAKAIPKIANQLVVLVTKTQWRGEVEGEMNPFLGKQYVLVYFSPKPDCEEDSIEINGEFYPLVKPSENGFEYTEIREI is encoded by the coding sequence ATGAGGTTAAAATCAATCAAACTCTGCAACTTTCGTCAATTTTATGGAATCACCCCAGAAATTCAACTCGCAGGGGAAAAATTTAATACAACCGTTATTCATGGTAATAATGGGGCTGGAAAAACCACACTTCTTAATGCGTTTACATGGGTGCTTTACGAACAGTTTACCGCTGCCTTTTCTAACTGGGAATCTTTGGTTAATAAAAGAGCAATTCAAGAAGCAATTCCAGGGAAATCAGTTGAATATTTTGTAGAATTGAGTTTTGAACATGAACATCATTCCTATCAGTTAAAACGGCGTTGCTATGCCACCAAAAATCAGGATCAAGAAACGATCGAAAACGAAGAAAGTAAATTATTTATGCTAGTTGCGGGGGATGATGGCTGTTGGCGACCCCCTTTAGAACAGCCTGATGATATTATTGGGCGCATTTTACCAGTAAGTTTACATCAATATTTTTTCTTTGATGGGGAACGAATTGATCATCTAATTCGTTATCAAAAAAAGACAGGACTCACGGAAGCAACCAAAGAATTACTAGGAATTAAAATTTTTGAACGCGCCGCCGAACATCTTAAAAATGCTCGTCGTAGTCTGGAAGAAGAGTTAAGAAAAGTCGGAGATATTCAAACCAAAAAAATATTAAAGCGAAAACAAAAATTAGAACAAGAAATCGAGACCCTTCAAGAGAAGCAGATTAAAATTAATCAAGGAATTGAAGAAAAGCAAGTTTTAAAACAAGAATTAGGAGAGCAATTACTCACCTTAAGAGGTGCAGAGAATTTACAAAAAATAAAAGCAAATTTAACAAGAGACTATGAAACAACGAGAGAACAATTAGTTCGTTTGCATGACAAAGTTAAACAAACAATTTCCAGTCAAGGTTACACAGTTTTCATGGCGAGTTTAGCCACACAATGTTCTAGTTTATTTGAAGAGTTTGAAGCAACGCAGAAACTTCCTACTGGTATAAAAAAACCGTTTGTAGAAGAATTATTAAATCAACAGCGTTGTATTTGTGGAACAGAATTAATACCAGGAACACTTCCCCATGATCAGGTTAAAAATTGGATGGATAAAGCGGGAAGTGCTGATGTAGAAGAGGCGTTAATTCGCTTACATACGCAAACTCAAGCATTAGAAAAACAGGCGCTTCAGTTTTGGGAAACAGTTGATGAAAGTTTAGAACAGATTACAGAATTAAGAGAAAAATTAGCGAATTTAGAAGCGGAATTAGAAAAAGTTAAAAAGCAGTTGCGAGAGTATCCAGATCAGGAGATTAAACGCTTACAAAAAGAGTTGGATGTTACCGAGAAGGAATTAGAAGATTTATTGTTGGAAAAAGGTCGGAATGACATTGAATATCAACAGAAAACCGAGGAGTTAGAAAGACTGAATCAACAATTAAATCAGGAACAAAGTAAGGAGAAAAAACAGCAATTAGTCCAACGCAGACGAGAAGCAACGGAAACAGCGATTAACTGTATTAAAGAACTAAAAGCAGAAATTGAACGCCGTTTTCGGGTGACGTTAGAGGAGAAAGTTCAGGAAATCTTTGCTAGTATTTCTTTTACGCCTTATTTACCGAAATTGGATCAAAATTATGAGTTAAGTCTCGTGGAAAAAACAACGGGAAACGAACAATTGGTCGCCCCTTCCACTGGAGAAAATCAAATTTTAAGCCTTTCTTTAATTGGCGGAATTATCGATCGAGTTCGCAATTGGAGTGCCAATAATGCGCTCATTGCCCCTGATAGTAGCACGTTTCCGATGGTAATGGATTCTCCTTTTGGGAGTTTAGATGAAATTTACCGCCGTCAAGTGGCAAAAGCGATTCCCAAAATTGCGAATCAGTTGGTGGTGTTAGTAACAAAAACGCAATGGCGCGGTGAGGTAGAAGGGGAAATGAATCCGTTTTTAGGAAAACAATATGTCTTGGTTTATTTCTCTCCAAAACCCGATTGTGAGGAAGACTCGATCGAGATTAATGGGGAGTTTTATCCCTTAGTCAAACCGAGTGAAAATGGTTTTGAATACACAGAAATCAGAGAAATTTAG
- a CDS encoding sulfite exporter TauE/SafE family protein: MENIWLIAGGGILAGLLAGLLGIGGGTVLVPLITALGATPIQAVATSSLAIILIASSGSIQNYRMGYITLKQVLSLGFVAIITAQLGVYVASLIPDYLLLIGFGIVLLANTALASWRRNLKRQNFDPQKTEEKSSWNPILAQLLTGGSAGFLAGLFGIGGGTVLVPLQMILLAEPIKVAIQNSLGVIVITSISSTAGHAWQGNVLFLEGFLLGLGGLIGAQVSTRYLPKLPDRVVAFSFYTMMSLFAFYSFWQGWMLIPPNPPS, translated from the coding sequence ATGGAAAATATTTGGCTGATTGCAGGGGGAGGAATCCTTGCAGGCTTGCTGGCTGGCTTGTTAGGCATTGGTGGTGGCACGGTTTTAGTTCCCCTGATTACTGCTTTGGGGGCGACTCCTATCCAGGCTGTGGCTACCAGTAGTTTAGCGATTATTCTTATTGCTTCTTCTGGCAGTATTCAAAATTACCGCATGGGGTATATTACCCTAAAACAGGTGTTAAGTTTAGGATTCGTTGCCATTATAACCGCTCAACTTGGGGTTTATGTGGCGAGTTTGATTCCAGATTATTTGCTGTTAATTGGTTTTGGAATTGTTTTATTAGCAAATACCGCTTTAGCCAGTTGGCGACGTAATCTCAAGAGACAAAATTTTGATCCTCAAAAGACGGAAGAAAAATCATCATGGAATCCGATTTTAGCGCAGTTGTTAACGGGAGGAAGTGCGGGTTTTTTAGCAGGATTGTTTGGTATTGGGGGCGGCACGGTTTTAGTTCCTTTACAAATGATTTTACTTGCTGAACCGATTAAGGTGGCGATTCAAAATAGTTTAGGGGTGATTGTTATTACTTCTATTTCTTCAACTGCTGGACACGCTTGGCAAGGAAATGTTTTATTTTTAGAGGGGTTTTTGTTAGGATTAGGAGGATTGATTGGCGCACAGGTTAGCACCCGTTATTTGCCTAAATTGCCCGATCGGGTGGTTGCGTTTAGTTTTTATACGATGATGTCTCTGTTTGCTTTTTATAGTTTTTGGCAAGGCTGGATGTTAATCCCCCCAAACCCCCCTTCTTAA
- a CDS encoding aromatic ring-hydroxylating oxygenase subunit alpha, whose product MKTNLGSILDQDNPQKFLPASLYTDPNLLPLETKQIFRRTWLYMGDADQLFDRNNIFVTEVANTSILLIKTQENSINAYYNVCPHRASLLCPESGRHSDWKIVCPYHAWVYDLEGKLIGTPAKDRFPETFALEDYPLKSIRCQQWEKFVFICFDETAPSLEAFLGEIPKTIQGYRQPETKQLFQQNYKVNCNWKVYHDNTLCDYHVPIVHKYTLNKIQGSVRNYQHQFNRYVNLLYTPTTEQWQKDHPILDTIVSEKARYGFFTYGIFPNLHLLALPNGVLAWIRIDPLTTDTCEVNLEIYGIPNFSPLAETLREEFETFMKEDMVVTEMVQKGYESGGYEAGIANQLEDRILHQQQLIREFLV is encoded by the coding sequence ATGAAAACAAATTTAGGCTCAATTTTAGATCAAGATAACCCTCAAAAATTTTTGCCTGCAAGTCTCTATACTGATCCGAATTTATTGCCCCTAGAAACTAAACAAATTTTTCGTAGAACTTGGCTTTATATGGGAGATGCGGATCAGTTATTCGATCGAAATAATATTTTTGTCACCGAAGTAGCAAATACCAGTATTTTACTGATTAAAACGCAGGAAAATTCCATTAATGCTTACTATAACGTTTGTCCTCATCGTGCTTCTCTCCTTTGTCCAGAATCAGGACGACATTCTGACTGGAAAATAGTCTGCCCCTATCATGCTTGGGTGTATGATCTAGAGGGAAAATTAATTGGCACACCCGCTAAAGATCGATTTCCCGAAACCTTTGCTTTAGAAGATTATCCTCTAAAATCCATTCGTTGCCAACAATGGGAAAAATTTGTTTTTATTTGCTTCGATGAAACCGCACCATCATTAGAAGCATTTTTAGGAGAGATTCCGAAAACCATTCAAGGCTATCGACAACCAGAAACCAAACAATTATTTCAACAAAATTATAAAGTCAACTGTAACTGGAAAGTTTATCACGATAATACCCTATGTGATTATCATGTTCCCATTGTTCATAAATATACCTTAAATAAAATTCAAGGATCAGTCCGCAACTATCAACATCAATTTAATCGGTATGTTAATTTACTCTACACCCCAACCACAGAACAATGGCAGAAGGATCACCCAATTCTAGATACTATTGTCTCAGAAAAAGCTCGGTATGGCTTCTTTACCTATGGCATTTTTCCCAACTTACATTTGTTAGCGTTACCGAATGGCGTTTTAGCTTGGATACGTATTGATCCTTTGACAACTGACACTTGTGAAGTCAACTTAGAAATTTATGGGATACCTAATTTTAGTCCGCTGGCAGAAACTTTAAGAGAAGAATTTGAAACGTTTATGAAAGAAGATATGGTGGTAACGGAAATGGTACAGAAAGGCTATGAAAGTGGCGGTTACGAAGCGGGAATTGCCAACCAGTTAGAAGATCGAATTTTACACCAACAACAATTAATCCGAGAGTTTTTAGTTTAA
- a CDS encoding ABC transporter ATP-binding protein: MHLEIKNLGKEFTTKQGKITALDNINLHVETGEFVCAVGASGSGKSTLLRLIAGLDTPSSGEITVDYTPIIGPGRDRGMVFQRYTLYPWLTVAKNVEFGLKLQGIAPNKRRERVSYYLDVVGLTQFQNAPPKALSGGMKQRVAIARALACQPKILLMDEPFGALDVQTKEIMQQFLLEIWQRTGTTILMITHDVEEAVFLSQRIYVLSARPGTVQKEVQVNLPTDQEKGRSYHVKALSDFQWYRENITQLLRNSTVEQEVMVK; encoded by the coding sequence ATGCACTTAGAGATTAAGAATTTAGGTAAAGAGTTTACCACCAAACAAGGAAAAATTACTGCCCTAGACAACATTAACCTGCACGTGGAAACTGGCGAATTTGTTTGTGCAGTCGGTGCTTCGGGTTCGGGAAAATCAACATTACTAAGATTGATTGCTGGTTTAGATACGCCTAGTTCTGGAGAGATTACGGTAGATTATACACCAATTATTGGGCCAGGACGCGATCGAGGTATGGTGTTTCAACGCTACACCCTCTATCCTTGGTTGACCGTGGCAAAAAATGTGGAATTTGGTCTAAAATTACAAGGAATTGCTCCTAATAAACGGCGAGAACGAGTTTCTTACTATTTAGATGTAGTGGGATTAACTCAATTTCAGAATGCACCGCCAAAAGCCCTTTCTGGAGGTATGAAACAACGAGTTGCCATTGCTAGGGCCTTAGCTTGTCAACCGAAAATTTTGTTGATGGATGAACCCTTTGGGGCATTAGATGTACAAACCAAAGAAATCATGCAACAATTTTTATTAGAAATCTGGCAACGCACCGGTACCACTATTTTAATGATTACCCATGATGTGGAGGAAGCGGTGTTCTTATCCCAGAGAATCTATGTGTTAAGCGCCCGTCCCGGCACTGTGCAAAAAGAAGTTCAAGTTAATTTACCAACAGATCAAGAAAAAGGGCGATCCTACCATGTAAAAGCCTTATCCGACTTTCAATGGTATCGAGAAAATATCACCCAACTTTTGAGAAATAGCACGGTTGAACAAGAAGTAATGGTGAAATGA
- a CDS encoding ABC transporter permease, protein MLNASQDNSQYQGLPPTTFWRVAEDIPKPLQWSLMVISVAIPLSFWWLLARFGGVEEVFLPSPSQVVQALGRLWEKGYLLQDTIASFFRVVGGFFFAGLIAVPIGIGMGAFASVRALFEPIIGILRYMPAPAFIPLLILYLGIGEEPKILLIFIGTIFFNVLMIMDAVKFVPKELIETTYTLGGLRWQVLLSVITPYVIPNIIDAFRINIATSWNLVIVAELVAAEQGLGKRILLAQKFLKTDEIFACLIILGLIGFLIDLSFRGLLRLSCKWAF, encoded by the coding sequence ATGTTAAACGCATCCCAAGACAACTCTCAATATCAAGGACTTCCTCCCACAACATTTTGGCGGGTTGCTGAAGATATCCCTAAACCTCTCCAGTGGAGTCTAATGGTTATTTCCGTAGCGATTCCCCTGTCATTTTGGTGGCTGTTAGCCCGTTTCGGTGGCGTTGAGGAGGTTTTTTTACCAAGTCCTTCGCAGGTAGTTCAAGCGTTAGGGCGGCTGTGGGAAAAAGGCTATTTACTTCAAGATACAATTGCCAGTTTTTTTCGCGTCGTCGGAGGCTTTTTTTTCGCGGGATTAATTGCTGTTCCCATTGGCATCGGAATGGGGGCTTTTGCCAGTGTACGGGCCTTATTTGAACCCATCATTGGTATTTTACGTTATATGCCAGCACCAGCATTTATTCCGTTACTCATTCTTTACTTGGGAATTGGTGAAGAACCAAAAATTTTACTGATTTTTATCGGGACAATTTTTTTTAATGTCTTGATGATTATGGATGCGGTGAAATTTGTTCCCAAAGAGTTGATTGAAACCACTTACACTTTAGGAGGATTACGTTGGCAAGTGTTATTAAGTGTAATTACCCCCTATGTGATTCCCAATATTATTGATGCTTTTCGGATTAACATTGCAACTTCTTGGAATTTAGTGATTGTTGCGGAGTTAGTCGCTGCCGAACAAGGGTTAGGGAAACGAATTTTGTTGGCGCAAAAGTTTCTAAAGACTGATGAAATTTTCGCTTGTTTAATTATTTTGGGTTTAATTGGTTTTTTGATTGATTTATCCTTTCGTGGTTTGTTGAGGCTTTCCTGCAAATGGGCATTTTAG
- a CDS encoding ABC transporter substrate-binding protein has translation MKRQNALTQISLFFLSLVLIVSCNTGNDSPTGSSGNEANGEPVVMGYSNWAGWWPWAIAEEEGLFEKNGANVRLQWFDGYLASMEAMAAGQLDANCQTLNDTVSFVADAVNGEVVVLVNDNSAGNDKIIAAEEIRSIPDLEGKDVAVEAGVVDDFLLTLALEEEGMSRSDVNIVDLETGAAAAAFASGKVDAVGAFPPYWLTALKREGSHELVTSAEFPGAIPDLLVTSQDLIDNRPNQVQALVDTWFDVLEFMENNPDRADEIMAQRADVTTEELQLFKEGTKIFTLEENLEAFSEGNNMTHMPYAAEEMAAFMVNVGFIPEKPDLSSLFNDSFVKTYAEKQ, from the coding sequence ATGAAAAGACAAAACGCATTAACACAAATTAGTTTATTTTTTCTAAGTTTAGTTTTGATTGTTAGCTGTAATACAGGAAATGATTCGCCAACCGGAAGTAGTGGGAATGAAGCCAATGGTGAACCGGTGGTAATGGGATATAGTAATTGGGCAGGTTGGTGGCCCTGGGCAATTGCAGAAGAAGAAGGATTGTTTGAGAAAAATGGCGCCAATGTTAGGTTGCAATGGTTTGATGGCTATCTGGCTTCTATGGAAGCAATGGCAGCGGGACAATTAGATGCAAACTGTCAAACTTTAAACGATACGGTTTCCTTTGTTGCTGATGCAGTGAACGGTGAAGTTGTTGTGTTAGTGAACGATAATTCTGCTGGCAATGACAAAATTATCGCAGCCGAAGAAATTCGATCGATTCCCGATCTAGAAGGAAAAGACGTCGCGGTAGAAGCCGGTGTTGTTGACGATTTTCTCCTTACTTTGGCATTAGAAGAAGAGGGAATGTCCCGGAGTGACGTGAATATCGTTGATTTAGAAACCGGGGCAGCAGCTGCCGCCTTTGCTTCTGGCAAAGTGGATGCAGTGGGGGCCTTTCCTCCCTATTGGTTAACCGCCTTGAAGCGAGAAGGAAGCCATGAGTTAGTTACTTCTGCCGAGTTTCCGGGGGCAATTCCAGATTTATTAGTCACCAGTCAAGATTTAATTGATAACCGTCCGAATCAAGTCCAAGCCTTAGTGGATACTTGGTTTGATGTTTTGGAATTTATGGAAAATAACCCTGATCGGGCTGATGAAATTATGGCCCAACGCGCTGATGTCACCACGGAAGAATTACAACTCTTTAAGGAAGGAACCAAAATCTTTACCTTAGAAGAAAATTTAGAAGCCTTCAGTGAAGGGAACAACATGACTCATATGCCTTATGCTGCAGAAGAAATGGCAGCCTTTATGGTGAATGTAGGCTTTATTCCAGAAAAACCCGATCTCAGTTCTCTTTTTAATGACAGCTTTGTTAAAACCTATGCTGAAAAACAGTAA
- the hypA gene encoding hydrogenase maturation nickel metallochaperone HypA, translated as MHETDMTKALIQTVKEWWEIQPKLPNIQKIHLLVGEFTCVEPMSLKFAFEVQTQNTFLDSVELVINEIPLLAFCHPCQQEYRPKIGEKYACPHCHSPMEEIRSGRELKIDHIEYTQEESL; from the coding sequence ATGCACGAAACTGACATGACCAAAGCCCTTATTCAAACCGTAAAAGAGTGGTGGGAAATACAGCCCAAGTTGCCCAATATTCAGAAAATTCATTTATTAGTTGGGGAGTTTACTTGTGTTGAACCCATGAGTTTAAAGTTTGCCTTTGAAGTACAAACTCAGAACACTTTTTTAGACAGTGTTGAGTTAGTAATTAACGAAATTCCTCTCCTTGCCTTTTGTCACCCTTGTCAACAAGAATATCGTCCCAAAATCGGCGAAAAATATGCTTGTCCCCATTGTCATTCACCAATGGAGGAAATTCGTTCAGGAAGGGAATTAAAAATTGATCATATCGAATACACCCAAGAAGAATCATTATAG
- a CDS encoding glutathione S-transferase family protein, whose protein sequence is MIVYSLEIVLKPVPFLNPLNSFPAIQSWLKRIESQPKSIEITDARN, encoded by the coding sequence ATGATTGTTTACTCTTTGGAAATCGTTCTAAAGCCCGTCCCCTTTTTGAACCCTTTAAACTCTTTTCCAGCTATTCAATCTTGGTTAAAGCGAATCGAATCTCAACCGAAATCTATTGAAATTACCGATGCACGAAACTGA
- the speB gene encoding agmatinase, translated as MTDQNQSEANRALDKESQLPFTGWQQEVDQGLNKGLEAADSIRDRSISTFSRGELPHYAGINTFLKAPYLEDVKQVGNYDVAIVGVPHDSGTTYRPGTRFGPQGIRKISALYTPYNFELGVDLREQITLCDVGDIFTIPGNNEKSFDQISKGIAHIFKSGALPIILGGDHSIGFPTVRGVCRHLGEKKVGIIHFDRHVDTQESDLDERMHTCPWFHATNIKNAPAKNLVQLGIGGWQVPRQGVKVCRERATNILTVTDITEMGLDAAVNFALERALDGTDCVYISFDIDCIDAGFVPGTGWPEPGGLLPREALYLLGKIVQSVPVCGLEVVEVSPPYDVSDMTALMATRVICDAMAHLVLSEQLPRQEKPNYIHEQAQITANNWT; from the coding sequence ATGACTGATCAAAACCAATCAGAAGCGAACCGCGCTTTAGACAAAGAAAGCCAGTTACCTTTTACCGGTTGGCAACAAGAAGTGGATCAAGGGCTAAACAAGGGCTTAGAAGCAGCAGATAGTATTCGCGATCGAAGCATCTCCACCTTTTCACGAGGTGAACTGCCCCATTATGCTGGGATTAACACCTTCTTAAAAGCCCCCTACTTAGAAGATGTGAAACAAGTGGGAAACTATGATGTTGCGATCGTCGGTGTTCCCCATGATTCTGGCACCACCTACCGCCCCGGTACCCGCTTTGGACCGCAAGGCATTCGCAAAATTTCCGCCCTTTATACCCCCTATAACTTTGAACTGGGAGTAGATTTAAGAGAACAAATTACCCTTTGTGATGTGGGGGATATTTTTACCATCCCCGGCAATAACGAAAAATCGTTTGACCAAATTTCTAAAGGCATTGCCCATATTTTTAAATCTGGTGCTTTACCGATTATCTTAGGCGGTGATCACTCGATCGGGTTTCCCACTGTGCGTGGGGTTTGTCGCCATTTAGGAGAGAAAAAAGTTGGCATTATCCACTTCGATCGCCACGTAGATACTCAAGAAAGTGATCTCGATGAACGAATGCACACTTGTCCCTGGTTTCACGCCACAAATATCAAAAACGCCCCAGCTAAAAACCTTGTTCAATTAGGAATAGGGGGTTGGCAAGTCCCCCGTCAAGGAGTCAAAGTCTGTCGAGAACGGGCAACGAATATTCTGACCGTTACCGATATTACAGAAATGGGATTAGATGCTGCGGTAAATTTTGCGTTGGAACGGGCTTTGGACGGAACCGATTGTGTTTATATTAGCTTCGATATCGATTGTATTGATGCTGGTTTTGTACCCGGAACCGGCTGGCCCGAACCCGGCGGATTATTACCCCGTGAAGCCCTTTATTTATTAGGAAAAATTGTGCAAAGCGTTCCCGTTTGTGGTTTAGAAGTGGTGGAGGTTTCTCCCCCTTATGATGTCAGCGATATGACCGCTTTAATGGCAACACGAGTGATTTGTGATGCTATGGCGCATCTCGTACTTTCTGAACAATTGCCTCGTCAAGAAAAACCCAATTACATCCATGAACAAGCACAAATTACTGCGAATAATTGGACTTAA
- a CDS encoding MFS transporter, which produces MSFGFFGIQFGWTLQMANTSAIYEYLGANPEQIPILWLAAPVSGLIAQPIIGYMSDRTWTKLGRRRPYFLFGAILSSIALILMPNSSSLWMAAGALWILDTSVNISMEPFRALVSDLVPPEQRTLGFGMQAFFIGLGAVIASVCPWMLNHWFNFNQITTPAGEIPITVKVSYYIGAAVFLGTVLWTVLTTKEYPPEDLEALKNRQDNTGGVTGVIKGIFQKILTMPEVMKQLAWVQFFTWFGIFCVFLYFPPAVGHEIFGATKETSSLYSEGIEWAGICIALYNIVCFIYSLFLARIAAATSRKATHSFSLFCGGVGLISLLLVDNQYLLLLPMACFGLAWASSLTMPYSMLSDVLPMKDTGIYMGIFNAFIVIPQILAALGLGWVMEHLLDNNRIFALAVGGASMVIASLLVQWVKDVAKEKQSVGKTPKPRLATESPEKAS; this is translated from the coding sequence ATGAGTTTCGGTTTTTTCGGGATTCAATTCGGTTGGACATTACAAATGGCAAATACAAGTGCCATTTATGAGTATCTGGGAGCAAACCCCGAACAAATCCCAATTTTATGGTTAGCTGCCCCCGTTAGCGGTTTAATTGCACAACCAATTATTGGTTATATGAGCGATCGAACCTGGACAAAATTAGGGCGCAGACGACCGTATTTCCTGTTTGGGGCAATTTTAAGCTCGATCGCACTGATTTTAATGCCCAACTCCTCTAGTTTATGGATGGCAGCCGGTGCATTATGGATACTCGATACCTCTGTCAATATTAGTATGGAGCCTTTCCGAGCCTTGGTTTCCGATTTAGTGCCGCCAGAACAACGCACCCTCGGTTTTGGGATGCAAGCGTTTTTCATCGGCTTAGGTGCAGTCATTGCCTCGGTTTGTCCTTGGATGCTCAACCATTGGTTTAATTTTAATCAAATTACCACTCCTGCGGGAGAAATTCCTATCACCGTCAAAGTTTCTTACTATATCGGGGCTGCCGTCTTTTTAGGAACAGTTTTATGGACAGTGCTAACCACAAAAGAATATCCCCCCGAAGATTTAGAAGCACTCAAAAATCGTCAAGATAACACAGGAGGCGTGACGGGAGTCATCAAAGGCATCTTTCAAAAAATTCTCACCATGCCAGAAGTAATGAAGCAATTGGCTTGGGTGCAGTTTTTTACTTGGTTCGGAATTTTCTGTGTCTTTTTATACTTCCCTCCAGCAGTTGGACATGAAATTTTTGGCGCAACAAAGGAAACTTCTTCTCTCTATAGCGAAGGAATTGAATGGGCGGGAATTTGTATTGCTTTATACAACATTGTTTGTTTTATTTACTCCCTATTTTTGGCTCGCATTGCAGCCGCAACCAGTCGGAAAGCGACTCATTCCTTTAGTTTATTTTGTGGCGGTGTCGGTTTAATTTCTCTGTTGTTAGTCGATAACCAATACTTACTATTATTACCGATGGCGTGTTTTGGTTTAGCCTGGGCAAGTTCTTTAACTATGCCTTACTCCATGTTATCCGATGTTTTACCGATGAAAGACACAGGAATTTACATGGGAATTTTCAATGCTTTTATTGTTATTCCTCAAATTCTGGCGGCTTTAGGATTAGGTTGGGTGATGGAACACTTATTAGATAATAATCGTATTTTTGCTTTAGCTGTGGGTGGAGCATCAATGGTAATTGCTTCTCTTCTTGTACAGTGGGTGAAAGATGTAGCGAAAGAAAAACAAAGCGTTGGTAAAACCCCAAAACCCCGGTTAGCAACAGAAAGCCCAGAAAAAGCCAGCTAA